From the genome of Neomonachus schauinslandi chromosome 1, ASM220157v2, whole genome shotgun sequence:
GGCACGGAGGAGGGACTCACTTCCTGTCCTTCTCCTGATCTGCTCCCTGTGGGTGTCTGAGACCCGCTTAAGGGCACGTAGGGCATGCCTGTCTCAGCTGAGGGGGTCTGGGGTCTGCGTATAGGTTCAGACGGGACAAGGAGTACTGCTGGGTGGAAGTCGTTCAATTAAGCCTAAAGTTCCCAGGCTCTGGAGATTTCTCACCTCCTATAGGAAGACCCAAAccctgggctcccagggctccCTCCAGAGACCCTGAGCCTTCTGGCTGGACTCCTCCCGGAAACCTAGCTGCCTTGTAGTACTCAACTCTGTTGCAGCCCCAAGAGACCACGAGGGGGTGCCAGGGCCTCAGATCCTGAGTAGTGGAGACTGTCCCCAAGCCTGTGGGAAATGGATACTGGCTCCTACCAGAGGCTGGTGGCTTCACATCTAccctgctgggtgggggtggggtctgtCCAGAAACAACAGATTATCTGTGCTACTTTCAGCTTCCAGGGTCCATCCATCCTCTACCCCCCACGTTGTAagggggccctgggggtgggggtgggggggtggctctGCAGCCCCTAGGGATTTGGGGCAGTGCAGGAGCCCAGGTTTGTTACACCAAGGCAAATCTGGTTTCTGCTTATTGGGTTTATTTAGAGTGGGGCCATCCACTGTCTCCCAGTCCCCCTCTGGCTCCCCTTGCCCACCAGATATGGCCATAAGCCCTGCTGGACCCATAGGCCTCCCCAGCTCTTAGCTTCCCCTGCCAGGGCTTGACTCATTACATTTGGGtcagagcccccagccccactttCTCCTGTCCAGCAGCACCCCACCTGCCCTGGCCTTCCCCACCCGTGGACATTCGCTCATGCCAGTCTGTCTGCTGTGATCTGgctggaaggaagcaggaaggttGGGAATTTTGTCAATTTTCAGGGTGGGGGCAGCCAGACTGTGAGGGCTGTAGCTCTGTCTTGCCGATACTGAGTCCTTAGCGCCCGGCACAGAGCCCACCGCAAAGCCAGGTGAGAAACCAACGATCAAACCTGCGAGTGAGTGAATGGAAGCTGAGCTTGCAAGAGAGGCGTGGGAATGGTGATCAGGCCATATAAAGGGGGGCAGGAAGGACAGAATGTGGGCTTAGGCTGAACCCCCATCCTCCCTCCACTGCCAAGGAGAAAAGCCAAAGTCCAGTCCCAGAGCCAGTGTTTATTAGCAAGATGGAACCCAAGGGCAGCTGTGGCCTGGGCAGCCGAGGGCCACCGGGAGCCCCTACCCACCTACCCCAAAAGCCCCCCAGAGCTATTTACACCCATCCTCTGAAGTGGTGGGCAGAAGGGAGCCCTGGGGAGCCCCTGAAGGCCCCAGGCCTCCACCATGgccccctctcccctcagccGGGCCTGTACCTGCCCCTCTGCTATTCTCCCAGCCCCCAAGTCACAGTGGCCCAGAAAAAGCGAAGAGGAGGTAGAGcggccaggcagggagggagggagaggctggaAGTGTGCCCCACCCAGGCAGGGCTCCTTTGCTCCTGTCCCCAATAAATAGAGAATAAATACCCGGGAGGGGGCTGGCCTTGACTGAGTGGCCCCTCCCAGGCAGGGGCCGGCCTCCTGTGGCggccccttcttccctcctccgaGTGCATCTgagacccccacccccgctgcccGTCTCCAAAGTAGTCCTCGCACCCGCGTCGGCGTGTGCCCGCGGCACGCACTGGCAAAGGGGAGCAGTCCGTGCCCTGTCCGGGGGGAGCTTGCTCCCTCCCTGGGTCCTGCGGATTCCGGCGGTGGCGGTCGAGCAGGTggactcccagctgagcccagggGCTGCGTGGTCCCGGCCTGGCGCCGCCGACTGGCTGGGCCTGGTCAGGTGGGCTGTTTCCGGCCGTCTCCGACCAGCGTGGGTCTGAGTTTCGGACAGTGCCGCTGCGGAGGAAGGCCATAGACAGCCCACCAATAAATACTGTCTTTGCGGGGGCGGGGCGTGTATagaatatagatattttatatatatatatttatatatatatatatcttttatattaaaaGGGACAAGGCCGAGGCTGGCCCACCGCAGGGCTCAGGCAGCGGGCCTCATGTGTCCGGCGGGTGGTGGCGGCGGTTCCGGGGCTTTTTCTGGTCCTGGGGTTCAGGAGGCCTGGGTGCCCCCGGGGCCTCCCGGGGGCCTGGGGGCACGTGGCGCCAGTAGCCCTGGCAGTACTGGTGGATGAGGCCCACTTCTGGCTGGGCCAGCAGCTGCGCCAGCTCCTGGTAAGCGGGCGTGGGGGGGCCGGCGCTGCCGGGGGCCGGCGGGGCGCTCACAGCTGGTGGTGGGAAGAGGGCCGCGTGGACGGCGTCCCGACCCAGCACGTGCAGCTGTACCCGCGTGACGACGTGCTTGAAGTTGTTCTCGGTGGCAGTGCAGGAGTAGAGGCCTCGGTCACCGGGCTGCAGGGCGCGGAGCAGCAAGCCCTGCTCGGTGCGCAGGAAGCGGTCCTCCGCGCGAATCTGcgggggcagggagctggggctcAGGGCTCGTGTGACCGCCCTGCCGCCCAGCCAGCCCCCGGAGCAGACCAGCTCTGTGGCCGTTCCGTGGAAGGGGCTCCCATGTGCAATTTCCACAGAGcaagaaaaacccacagtaaatTTCCACATAACACCTGAATCAGGCATCCACGTACTTTTCCATCTCAGGAGGAATGACCGTGGGGGGATGCTGTACAATGAGAGAATTGTGGAgcatagaatttctttttaatgggaCTACCCAACCGAAGTATCCTTATAGAATCTCCATGTAAGGACGGATGCCTGGAACACATTTCCATAAAACGAGGGCTCCTCCACAGAATTTCCACACACTGGAGCTCGTCCGCGTGATATTTCCATGTAATGAGGTATACCTCCAGTGGAGCACATGTATGGAATTTTCATGTAAAGAGGCATGCTTACAAGTGGTTTCCATATAATATGGAAATTCTAGACTTTCCATATAACTGGATTCACCCAAATGACTTCCACATAGGGAAGGGGAACTTGGAAGGGCTTTCTTAGAATGGGGCTGCCGCAGAAGGGCTCCTATACCACATTCCACCCACATGGCACTCCTACTGCACGGGGGACCCCCGCATCCACGGCGAGGACTGTGGGGTACAGGAAATCACCTCACGGCGCCGGTCACTGGGATCTCGCTGAAACAGCCACTTAACAGTGGCCTGGGGCGAGCGAGGCTGGCACTCGAGGAAGGCCGCGCTCCCTGCCACGCCGTACTGCACGGACTCCACGGCGTTTTTGTTGGCTGGAGAACAAGAGGGCGCGGCATGAAAGCAGCGTTGCCTCTGCGCAGACTGCAGGCCACCAGGGGGCCGGTGCCGAGGGGCATGCACAGGGACACCCACACGGGAAAAAGGCAGGGCTATACCATCGGGCATCCGCTCCTTCCTTGAGTGGGTGGCTAGGGACATCCCATCTCCCAAATCCCAagccccctcaccccccgccccgggtcACGCGAGAGTCCTTCCAGCCGGGGGGCCCTGGGAGCAGCTCCATGGGCTGCACAGGGCTCTGCACCACGAGGAGCGCCCAGGGGGGAGGCACGGCACACTCACCGTTGGAGTTGAACCCGCGACACTGCCTGATGGGGTTCCCGTGCCGGACATCCTGCCGCCGGCTCCGCCTAGATGACGAGAGCTCCTGATCAAGTATTTTCAAGGAAgcttgcccccccacccccaggtccctGTACCCGCCAAGACTCCAGGGAAGAGTCTCATCCATTACCCCCAGGGAAATATCCCATCGGCCACCAAACCCCCAGGACAGGCCCCTGGGTCTGGTAGCTAACATTCCAGGGGTCTGGGGGGTCCACACCTCTTGGAAGATGCCGTGTATCGGGAGCAGGCCTGGCCGTCCCAGGCACAGTAGGGGTCCCGGGCGAGGCAGCAGTCAGCACAGGCAGCCCCGTATGCCTGGCAGCGATGCAGGCTCAGGTGGGTGACGCCCACGGCCGACGCCACGTACAGTTGTTgctgagggcaggggaaggggctcGTCAGCTCCCTCCCCACGGGCAGCCCCATCAGGAGCCAACTgggctccttcccttcctgttccatgcctcagtttccccatccctaTGCCAAGGGCAAGACCCCAAGGGGGAACAtcctccacccctacccccagcccacCTCACTAAAACTCACCCTCTTGGAAGAGATGGTCATGGTCTTAACAGGTGCTGGGTCCTGGAAGAAGACAGGGATTAGCTTGGGGACTGGGGACCCCCTCCCTGTCCTGATCTGGAGGTCTGAGGTAAGCAGTCAGTACTAAGGAGGGCCAGGGTGAGAAGAACAGCACTGCGTGTCATACCCACCTTGAAGACCTCCACCTCCTCCAGCATGAGCTCCTCCATCTCCTGGTCATCCTTGGGCAGCACGATGACCTTCTGCACTGTCCCGCGGTCTGGAACGGGCCGGGCAGGGCCTCAGTGGGGCTGAGGATGCTGGGGAAGGGGTACCAgcctcagccccttcccccaccaggcCCCAAACCCCCAAGGGCAGTGGAGCAGGAGCTCTGTACCAAGGTTGAAGAATTTCCCCTGGATGAAGGGGCCCGGGataaggggtgggggtggtcacGGCTGgggtctgcccctcccaccccagacccTCATTTTAGGCACTGCTGAGGATAGGATGCTGGAGGTATTCCTGTGTGGAGGGACTGGAGCTGTGGGGAGCACACCTGCGCACGTGCACACGAGAGCGTGTATGCCAGTATTTGGACCCGCGTGTCCTGCAGGTGTCTACCACCTGTTCCCTCTTTCCTGACCCTACATGGGTCCCCAGGTGCCCAGTGTCCCTGCTCTCCCAGCCCCCCGGGGGGGCTGGGGATGGTGATGGGGTTTCCCCACCCCTTGTCTCAGCTATCCTGGCTCCGAAGGATGAAGGTAGCAGAGTTGACCTTGGCAAGCCTGTAGCAAGCCCGTAGCAGGGTAGTCCCCACCCCCCGATCAGCACCCTCCACCCAACGGGCCCAGCATGGGAGGGTCTGGGAGCAGCAGTGGGTACCTGTGCCCAGGAAAAGCACCTCATAGCGCCCGTCGGCTGCATCCACCTGGTCCACGGCGACGGTGGTGAGCCTATAGGGAGCGCCCGTGCGGACGACCAGGGGCCGCCTCTGCAGAGGGTACACGGCCTGGTACATGAGCGGGTGGCTGCGCATGAAGTTAATCACTTCGTCAGGGTAGTCCTTGGTGGACTTCATGGATGGCGTGAAGGTTCCTCCAGGGCACTGCAGGCACGTGATGAGCGTCAGGCCCGGCTGGGGCTTGCTGAACCCCTCAACTTCAGGAGAGGCCTCTCCTTTGTCCATCCCTATCACATGCACCTGCTCCGCTCCTCGGAACCCCCATCCAGGCTTTTCCCCCTCACCCAACCTCTCTGTAGGCCCTGTTCCAGCCGAGGTCCCAAGGTCCTACACGGCCAAATTCCGCAGCCACCTCCCTGGCCTGTGTGCCGTGACTTTGTGGCGGCATTAGGCGGAGctgacccctcccttcccctgtcctcATCCCCCATCCTGTTGTCTCCTTCCTCCAGtctgccccccacacccacccacccctgctcgAAGGTCTACGGCCCCAAGTTCCCTTAACACTCTGAGGGTGCTCTGCCCTTCCCTggtgcttttccctctgcctgtcctgcACCCCCGCCAGCCCAACTCTAGCCCATCCCTCCAGCCTCCACGTTCACCTTCGGGGGAAGACTTCCCTGGCCAAGGCTGAGACCAGCTCCCCCATTCCAGCCCTGACCACATGGAGCCAAAACAGATCACATGTTCTCCTGCTTAGACTCCTGCAGAGACCCACATGACGCCAAGATCAAGTGAGTTGCCTCCTATCACCACGGGAGGTCCTGCAGGCCGGACTCTGCCAGCCCTCATCTCCCCGGCCACCATTAGCTAACCACACTGACGCCAACTTGCCCTCCAGCTTTGTCTTGGCTCCCAGGCGGCACCCCCCTTCCACCTTGCTTGCCACACCCGGCCACTATCTTTGTTCCGGGATCCTGGCTGGGCTCTTCACAGCCTCGTGCTGTGTAAACggtgtttcatttcattttgttttatttatttatttttttaagtatgctctatgcccgatgtggggctcgaactcatgaccccaagatcaagagttgcatgctctaccgattgagccaggctggcgcccctgttttgttttttaatgtcagCTTTATTTAAATGGACAAATGGTAGGTTTATTTGTGTGTCTGGTCCTCCTCCCCTACCTGGCTGTGAACTCTGTGGTGGTGGGGCGTACAGCTGCAAAGGGGCTAACCCAGAGCAGGCCTTATAAacagaggggaaagggaaaggtggAATGATGGGGGTCCTCACCGTGCCGGGCCGTGGGTAGGGCATCTTCCCCGAGAAGGGCATCCACTGGTAGTTGGGGCCCTCTTTGTGGGCAAAGGGCCCGTTGAAGACCATGCGGATGTCAGCCATGGAGTAGACGCACACGGCAGAGCCTCGGAACACGGAGCTGCGGGCGGGGCAGGCTGCTGCTGCAGGCGGGGCAGACCCTCGGCccagggcccctccccagcctgtccccaccccacagcGCCCCACCGGGCTGGGGTCCTTCCCACGTCACAGCCCCCCAGTGCAGCCAagccctgccacccccagccctggccccagcctcaCCCTGAGGAGGTGAAGACAGCGTAAATGACTGGGTTCCTCACATCCTGTGTCTGCTGAACAAACACGTcctctgggggcagagggagaagacgcGGGGAGGGTGCATTAGCCAAGAGCCCTGGGAGCCCCACTCCTGGCCAGGGGGCCCCCCCGGAGGTGCCCTGACCACCCCccatccagcccccacccctcccagagcAGCCACAGGACCCAGCCTGCATGCCGGGTACTCACGGAGCTCGTCAAAGTGGGTCTCGATGCCATCCTCACTGGGCACGGAGCACACCAGCCGCGCCTTCAGGAACGTGCTCCACTTGTTGACCAGACAGCAGTGGCCGCCGTCATCATTCTGGGGACAGGGGGGCAGGGTCAGATCAGCTCTCACACCCAAGACCCTGCCACACAGGCTGCCCCAGCCAGCGCGGGGTCTGGAGAGGGGCAGCACGGGGCCCCGCCGGCGCGTACCAGGCAAATGCGCCCGATGCGGGCGTACACGGCGGGGCTCTGCGGCGCCTCCGCCGACCGCTCGCGGAAGAAGAAGTAGAGCTTGTCGTCGTTGCGCTCCGCGCTGTCGGGGATGAGCTCAGCGTGGATGAAGGAAGGGTCTGCAGGCGGGCAGGGGTCAGCTGCACAAGCACCTCCCCAACAGAGCCCCGGGCCGGGTACAGGAACGCCGCCTCCCCCCCGCCGCCAGCCAGTCACAGGGCCAGACCCCCAGCAGGCGCCTCTGGAGGATCTGGCCGCATCCCAGACACGCTGCCCACCGGGGGCCTCTCGGCCGCCCTCACCGTTCAGCCACCGGGAGTTGTACTGGTCCGTGCGCATGGCCGTCTGCTTTCCCAGCGTGCGGAAGATGGCTGCATCCGTGCCCATGAAGTCGATGTACACGCCAGCATAGAGCTCCTCGTCTGCGGGCGGGCAGGCGGGTCAGTCAGGGCACAGCCCAGCGACCTCCAGGCCAGGGtcctgtctccccctccgactccccAGGGCATGACTGTCTCATCAGTGGGCTGCTGGGAAATGCTGAAGAATTGGCTCTGGGAGGATTGGGATTAGCAGCAATCAGCTCTGATGAGTAGCAAGAgccaatttctgtggtataaataccCCCACCATGGCTGACTTCAAGCTCCTAACCCGGGGCCACCGCAGGTGGAGCTGGGGAGAGCTGCCGACACCATCTTATAGTCTTTCTACCCCACAAACACAACACGTGTAAATAACCTCAAGAACAAAGACAGtaataaaatgtggtaaaataGGAAGTAATGAGttgtatttttacctttgttttgaAAGTAATTTATTGGTAAATTATATAACTTAGTGCTTAATAATAGCTGGCTCACAAAATACCTGAAAATTTGCAGAAAATTTAGCGACCACGCTGGCTCTAGCATACCACTCCGTGTCTTCCTTCTAGACGTGCCCAGGGCAGGCCCTGCCTTCCCCCATCAGACTCCCTGGTCGGGGAGCCACCATCAGGCTAGGACCTTTTCAGGCAGCAAGAGGTGGAGGATAACGTCCACCCCCTGCCCCGAGGCCTTTCCCAGGCCTGGAGGTGGCACAGTGCCCAGCAGTTGCTCTCAGGGGCAGACTGGGTTGGGCAGCCAGCAAACAGGCAGAGAACGGGGCCCAGGGTCGTGGTGGGCTCGCCCAACCTGCGGGCAGGGGCAGCAGCTGCTCCTGAGGCCCCAGGTAGGACTCCTCCTCACAGAACATTCCCCCAACTCTCCTAGACACCAGGCCAGACCAGAAACAAACCCCGCCCCCCTAGTTGGTGAGAGGGCCAGGACTCTCCATCCATGTTTCCTTGTgggcctctcccagcctcccagacACACCAAGAACATGTATGGAACCACTCCCCTTCTGCAGCTTCCAGTATAGACCAAGTTCATCTTCTCTCTCATGTAGTCTGGGGCTGGCCTTTGCACGGACCCTATTTCAGGGTAGGATCTGGCCCCCTTAGCATTCCATCCGAGGGGCTGGAGAGACCCTCACACCACTCGTCTCTGCCCCTCGGCTCACACTGGGGTCTGGTCCTTAGCCCTCCCCCCGCTGGGTGGGGCCCCGAGGGAGGGTTCAGGGATGGCATGGTCACGGTCTCTGCCCCGGGGAAAGTGTTGGTGCCGTTCCCCCTATTCCAGAGGCAAAGGCCACACACTTAGGCTGTAGAACCAGGATGGGGTAGAGGCACTCACTGATGAGGGCTGAGGCTGTGTCCAGCTTGGGGTCGTACGGACACTTGCCCTTCCCTGACTCGAGTCTCTCCGGCTCCAGGTAGAAGATGTAATCCTGCAGGGCAGAGGGGAGTTTAGCATCGTCCAAGCTGGTCCCACAGCCAGTAAGGGTAAGGGTCATCAGGCCCCCAGGGTGAGAGCAAGCCCCCTGGAGACAGCCTGAAGCCACATCCCTCCAGTCCCCAGATATCCTTGGGTTTTAACTCTGTCCAGCCAGGTCTCCCAACCCAGGTCTCCCAGGGCCACGATGCACATTCCCAGGGAGGCGATTCCTGGTCCCAGGTATCAGATaagacctgagaaccaggggCTGAACGCCGCCCCCCACGCCAACTGGTTCAGGTAGATTCTGGTCAGGGCCCCTCAGGCCACAGAGGCACAACTCTTTGAGCTGTGGCCTCCTGTCCTGGGCCAAGACGGGGCTGCCAACTTGACCAGGGCAGGAGGTACTGGCCAAGGGTGTTGCCAAGTCCCACCAGGCCAGAGGGCCCTGAGGGTACTGTGTGCCCAGGCTTTATGTCCTACCTGTGGTCCTCAGGACAGGCTAAATAGGCCACGgcctttcccctgcccctcagcagaGACCCCGCTTCCCCATGTCTCCCCAGTGAATCAGGAGTTGAGAGGTTCAGCCCAGACCACAGGGATTCACAAAGCCCTCCgtgcctcccagcccagccctgaaGATGCTAGCAGAAAGGCTGATGAAGGCACTGGGACCAGGATGAGCTcatggggagaaggaaaggaaaagagagaggcacagaggcGGGAAGGAGGTGGCGGCAGGTGGCAGGGATGGTGATGGGAAGGTGTACACAGGCCCACGTCCAGTAACACTCTGCACACGGGACTTCCGCACACACGGGGCTGCACACACAGCTTGGCACACAGCACTGTCAGCACGTGGAACCCGCCGTTCACACCCTGGGCACACATGCAGTCGGAGCCGTCCCACGTTTCAGCACTCCCTGTCACAGACACACATGCTCACGTGACCACTTGCTCTAGCACTCACCGGCagcccctgctcccctgcccgcccctgcccagccccagcctcccccccaaacccccccgccccagtcccGGAGCATGACTAGGGGCAGACAGCTCTGCCCCTTCGGCCCCAGAGGAGCAGAGTCCCCAGCATGTGAGTGTGCGGGACACCTGTGTCTGCCCATGACCCATGGAGGCCTGGGGCACGGACAGGCGAGAGTAATATGTCAGGCCGCATACACGTGCCATGTTCGGACTCTGGATGCTGACTAAGGTGTGCGTTGGAGAGCACACGTGCCCACGTGAGTGTTGGTATAGGCTCATGCATGTCAACACACGTGTTCTGAGGGCTGAGGCTCCGCTGTCCCCAGGCTGCCTTTGCACCTGGTGGCTTCATGATCTCTTGCCTACAGGGACTCACTGAGGCTGACACAAAGCCAGCTGGGAATGCCTTCGGAGCCTGAGGGCActgcgggggaaggggcaggatgGGGGCCCAGAGTCAAGGGAAGACCTTCGGGAGGCTCGCGTGGGCTGCGGGTCCCTGGCTGGCAGGCCAGGCCCGCGGGGAGTTCAATTCAGAGGCGGTGCTGCCTGGCAAGGGCCTGGAGGGCTGCGTCCCACCTGGCGTGGGGCTGTGGGCGTCGGGCGGAGGGCACCATCCGTGGCTCTGCTGCCTCGGCCTCTGACCACCTGCATCTGGGTCCAGGGCGTGGCCTGAGAAGACGAGGAACAGGGATTAGAGCCGggggtggcaggggctgggggagcgggCTCGGGCTGCCGGCCCCTCACACCACACACGCCAGGAGCACACGTGAGCCCCcggagcacacacacacagctcggCGCGCGCCCGCACACACGCGTCCCTGAGTCCACTCACTCTCAACGCGTGTCCTACAAGGTCACACCAGCTCACGCGCATGCCCACATGGAAATGAGAAAGGGCGGAAGcgggcggggagggacagagctggggaaggggccgctcctcccccaactcccccacccccccacccccggggccgTGTGGCAGAAGCGGACCGGGCGTCCAGCCTCCTGACGCTGAGGCCCCTGCCAGGCCCTCTGGCTTGGCGGCAGGGGCACGGTCCACGGGCACGGCCGGGAGCgcttactacgtgccaggcacagtgctaagaGCTTTGGGAGCGGCACACCGACCTGTGAGAGAGGCATCTATTAGCCCCATCTTCAGCTGAGGGAGTGAAAGGAGTCACTCACCCAAGGTCACGGGGCTgggaagtggcagggctggggctcaaGCTCATCGTCCCATCAGAGCCCTGGAGTGTGGCTACTAATGGGGCAGCACGGGGCCGGGGCGGGCACGGCTTACCTGGGCACGGCGGCCGCGGTTTACGTAGGTACACATGGGGTTGTAGGCGCCGGTCCCACACACGTACAGGTGTGTTCGGTTCCAGGGCTGGATGAGCCTGACGAAGTTCCCGCACTCACCCTGGGGCCGGAGGGAAAGCCAAGGAGGTGCCCCGCTGCCTGCCTgaggccccctgcccccacaccgcCCCCATCCCACCCGGAGGCCCCCCTGCACTCACATTGCCATCCTTGCCTGAGAGTACGCACTCCTCAATGCGCTGTGGGGAGGCTGCCCAGTGGATCTGCCGGAGATGGGGGTCAGAGGGGGCGGCCTGCTAGACAGGGCTTCCAGCCCTGGGGCCCCATGCCCCTCATCCCTCCGGCCCCACACCCGGCTGGCCCTTACAATGAGGGGCTCACGGTTGATGTCATGCAGGTCCAGGGACAGCACATAGTCCTTGCTGCCCACGTACATGCGGTCGTGGTCCTCATCTTTGAGCAGGATCCGGTAGTCAGTTGTGTTGAGCAGGAAGTTGAAGAAGTGGGCAGTGCCTGTGGCCTTAAGCTCTGTGGGCGGAGGGCAGGGCAGCAATTAGGATCCTTGGAGACCGTCCAGACATGCTCCCTTTCACACATCATCTTAAACCCccagcttcccccccaccccacccccggcccggGGCCTACTTAGCTCCCTCTCTAGTCCCTGAGATTCTGGGAGGAGAAAGTTGGACAGGTGGGCAGGCCAGGGAAGGGACCACACCCAAAGCTAACGCCCTGATTCATCAGCAGCCCCAGCCAGTCTCTGGGTCCCAATGAAAGAGCAGTGGGTGCGGGTCAGGGCGCATGATGGCATCAAAGAGTCTTTGCTCCAGTGGGGGTTAATGCTCCCACACTCAGGGTGGGGCCTGCTTCCCACAGGGGCCTAAAAGGGTTAAtgagcaggagggtgggggacAGGTGCATCCAGGACAGCCTGCACGGACCCGGGATGCCCTGTCCTCACCCCAGCTGCCCATCAGACAGGGCAAAGCTGGCTCACAGCATGGTCCCCGCCTCGTCTGAAGCTGGTTAGCCAGGACACTGGACAGCCCTGCTGGAGTGATGTGGTCCAACAGACCTTGGGCTTCCCCCAGGTCCCACTGGGGTGCTAAATGTAGAGTTCTCAGGCCACTTTGAACCAGTCAGGAACAATCTTTCCCAGGAAAGAAGCCCTCCCCCTCGTGCTACGGTGTCCCACGGCTGGGGGGCAGGGTCTGGTGGAGTCCTTAGCTTCCCTTCTGCATGAGTCTGGCGGCCctggccctcccacccccagataGCTGGGGGAAAGTCCGCCTTCCTGGGGATGAAGGACAGGAAGGAACTTGGCCAGTGACAGGCCAATGACAAATACAGGACTCCAGAAAACTTGGGAACTTTCCTCTGGGAGAGGGGACAGCCAAGGGGTCTACTTGGCaagcccct
Proteins encoded in this window:
- the SEMA3F gene encoding semaphorin-3F isoform X1 codes for the protein MPVAGLLLWASLLTWAWPATPTQDHLPATPRVRLSFKELKATGTAHFFNFLLNTTDYRILLKDEDHDRMYVGSKDYVLSLDLHDINREPLIIHWAASPQRIEECVLSGKDGNGECGNFVRLIQPWNRTHLYVCGTGAYNPMCTYVNRGRRAQATPWTQMQVVRGRGSRATDGALRPTPTAPRQDYIFYLEPERLESGKGKCPYDPKLDTASALINEELYAGVYIDFMGTDAAIFRTLGKQTAMRTDQYNSRWLNDPSFIHAELIPDSAERNDDKLYFFFRERSAEAPQSPAVYARIGRICLNDDGGHCCLVNKWSTFLKARLVCSVPSEDGIETHFDELQDVFVQQTQDVRNPVIYAVFTSSGSVFRGSAVCVYSMADIRMVFNGPFAHKEGPNYQWMPFSGKMPYPRPGTCPGGTFTPSMKSTKDYPDEVINFMRSHPLMYQAVYPLQRRPLVVRTGAPYRLTTVAVDQVDAADGRYEVLFLGTDRGTVQKVIVLPKDDQEMEELMLEEVEVFKDPAPVKTMTISSKRQQLYVASAVGVTHLSLHRCQAYGAACADCCLARDPYCAWDGQACSRYTASSKRSSRHLGGAGGRMSGTGTPSGSVAGSTPTPTKTPWSPCSTAWQGARPSSSASLARPRPLLSGCFSEIPVTGAIRAEDRFLRTEQGLLLRALQPGDRGLYSCTATENNFKHVVTRVQLHVLGRDAVHAALFPPPAVSAPPAPGSAGPPTPAYQELAQLLAQPEVGLIHQYCQGYWRHVPPGPREAPGAPRPPEPQDQKKPRNRRHHPPDT
- the SEMA3F gene encoding semaphorin-3F isoform X4 — its product is MPVAGLLLWASLLTWAWPATPTQDHLPATPRVRLSFKELKATGTAHFFNFLLNTTDYRILLKDEDHDRMYVGSKDYVLSLDLHDINREPLIIHWAASPQRIEECVLSGKDGNGECGNFVRLIQPWNRTHLYVCGTGAYNPMCTYVNRGRRAQDYIFYLEPERLESGKGKCPYDPKLDTASALINEELYAGVYIDFMGTDAAIFRTLGKQTAMRTDQYNSRWLNDPSFIHAELIPDSAERNDDKLYFFFRERSAEAPQSPAVYARIGRICLNDDGGHCCLVNKWSTFLKARLVCSVPSEDGIETHFDELQDVFVQQTQDVRNPVIYAVFTSSGSVFRGSAVCVYSMADIRMVFNGPFAHKEGPNYQWMPFSGKMPYPRPGTCPGGTFTPSMKSTKDYPDEVINFMRSHPLMYQAVYPLQRRPLVVRTGAPYRLTTVAVDQVDAADGRYEVLFLGTDRGTVQKVIVLPKDDQEMEELMLEEVEVFKDPAPVKTMTISSKRQQLYVASAVGVTHLSLHRCQAYGAACADCCLARDPYCAWDGQACSRYTASSKRRSRRQDVRHGNPIRQCRGFNSNANKNAVESVQYGVAGSAAFLECQPRSPQATVKWLFQRDPSDRRREIRAEDRFLRTEQGLLLRALQPGDRGLYSCTATENNFKHVVTRVQLHVLGRDAVHAALFPPPAVSAPPAPGSAGPPTPAYQELAQLLAQPEVGLIHQYCQGYWRHVPPGPREAPGAPRPPEPQDQKKPRNRRHHPPDT
- the SEMA3F gene encoding semaphorin-3F isoform X3, encoding MPVAGLLLWASLLTWAWPATPTQDHLPATPRVRLSFKELKATGTAHFFNFLLNTTDYRILLKDEDHDRMYVGSKDYVLSLDLHDINREPLIIHWAASPQRIEECVLSGKDGNGECGNFVRLIQPWNRTHLYVCGTGAYNPMCTYVNRGRRAQDYIFYLEPERLESGKGKCPYDPKLDTASALINEELYAGVYIDFMGTDAAIFRTLGKQTAMRTDQYNSRWLNDPSFIHAELIPDSAERNDDKLYFFFRERSAEAPQSPAVYARIGRICLNDDGGHCCLVNKWSTFLKARLVCSVPSEDGIETHFDELQDVFVQQTQDVRNPVIYAVFTSSGSVFRGSAVCVYSMADIRMVFNGPFAHKEGPNYQWMPFSGKMPYPRPGTCPGGTFTPSMKSTKDYPDEVINFMRSHPLMYQAVYPLQRRPLVVRTGAPYRLTTVAVDQVDAADGRYEVLFLGTDRGTVQKVIVLPKDDQEMEELMLEEVEVFKDPAPVKTMTISSKRQQLYVASAVGVTHLSLHRCQAYGAACADCCLARDPYCAWDGQACSRYTASSKRSSRHLGGAGGRMSGTGTPSGSVAGSTPTPTKTPWSPCSTAWQGARPSSSASLARPRPLLSGCFSEIPVTGAIRAEDRFLRTEQGLLLRALQPGDRGLYSCTATENNFKHVVTRVQLHVLGRDAVHAALFPPPAVSAPPAPGSAGPPTPAYQELAQLLAQPEVGLIHQYCQGYWRHVPPGPREAPGAPRPPEPQDQKKPRNRRHHPPDT